One segment of Carya illinoinensis cultivar Pawnee chromosome 1, C.illinoinensisPawnee_v1, whole genome shotgun sequence DNA contains the following:
- the LOC122314405 gene encoding uncharacterized protein LOC122314405: MAASDGPPPMAAPIRSFADLVSTVPQPLPVMEVPFRQPKIIDGELVFTFSAEEIDKLAQPFRFSIVLKFLRQRPSLDAVRSFIHSRWGLSSMPVVSAMQRPRHVFVRMANEMDYNKALSRESCEVNGIFYRPFGWTPEFDENYEPPCVPVWVFLPGLPPSFYQPSVLKMITAPIGRFIRCDNSTMCATRTDGARVCLEVDSSKAPINYFWIGKPGVPRSRRQEIIFETLPAYCSKCKCQGHNTQTCRKENDQKKHMKGSKKWVKIDVQPTDDRVTDLENMGNPEKKVQKDGLVPHEVAAVAEKLPMLKSDINGKEVLEDEIGNGHTASMEMQNIDQVPRHVTAQVYVGELSSSNGHPGQEFEHGVELMSEMRVEKSVVSVLGLIDKEGRSKDIPSFQITELMEDGSSLNDEMTIPNNDGEHVEHLISIGCNDGGNKELAAESQSDHEIERVSMREDMQKDYCTDSEGMTKKADKIPTLLGKYNCDSFVTNERHSGKIWLLWNSDISIQWLNGSNQFVSVKVEENGFVFILTIVYAKCNPVERKNLWEDLVELSNGNLPWILCGDFNIIREDSERRGGHPRPFTAMGDFNFCLQNCGVMDMKSQGASMTWCNGQSGLARSWARLDRCFLNSIFLNCYPNVFSQVLSRSTSDHSPLVIKMGEDPFRYGPSPFRFQFMWTDHADFLSFVEGSWNQAGLGSGLFRLSFKLKRLKVALRDWNQSVFGRTDEIIKNIEQRIDRLDNSLQNSYSIEDDNDLLAANLDLLTWRGRENTRLSHMAKKRWLKDGDNNSKFFHAYLNAKNQKRVTDMFLADGTHLNNPLEIHKAVVEHFKQFLSENSSCELSSLRDLISPVITEDENLMLCSPPSMGDIKDALFSIPIDSSPGPDGFGSGFFRSCWEIVKADLLEAVSEFFQHQMLPRYYSASFIVLIPKVDSPTGFDKFRPISLCSVVYKICAKILVGRLTNVLPKIISQEQGAFIPGRSIFENISLTQEMVHSINKTTNGGNVLVKLDMSKAYDRVNWRFLIHVLDSFGFSSQFCALINLCISSPWYSIMMNGTSLGFFKGERGLRQGDPLSPYLFVIMQETLSQLLKHAFQNGKIVGFSQARGTPLISHLMYVDDIVIFANGGKKSMRGLMEVLNLYETWTGQILNKNKSAILFSKRISDPRKSSILCMTGFLEGSFPFNYLGVPIVMGHLKVCDFGDLIGKFNKKVAGWKMKLLSTGGRVILLRHVLSSMATHLMAVLHVPHGVYVALNRIMSSFFWGDFEGKGKRKWVAWKHICQPTEEGGLGIRDFEEVQRALHMKFAWHLLQGHSLWAEFFRGKYVQGSHLSLLSPTKGTRFWKAIVHCIPEVLNNSKWLVKEGNVYFWYDNWADGGPIGDHLPVLERPSLRVKECRIDNGWDISLLERLVGPQKAEDLFQFLATRKDGQDILIWTRDNNGNFNTRSAWDCIRVRSPSLPWANWIWHTHIPKKISIMMWKAYHNCLSVDEKIKNIGIPIVSKRNCCARGHMEDLNHVLCTGDFARCIWRLAATHLGVHMGVFHTWKEQINFWFRRAGKSSQLRSIFGILPSIVSWRLWDRRCKARVEDKVDSVQSVWHVIKLWIRRIMSLFMKVSRISAHDEAILKRLEIPVVYPKPRHTRVIRWKRPPQDWMKLNSDGSSLGNPGPAGAGGVIRDSLGRLHTAYSVFLGQGSNNFAELRSLLEGVRRCHQLGFRRVEIEVDSQLLVRWCTKGECNIWYLEDFWEELWGLLGGMEFRMQHVFREGNVVADFLAKKGAGGLNMDWSVNDSLPDQLRGLLRMDRIGLPYLRIS; encoded by the exons ATGGCGGCCTCTGATGGCCCGCCGCCCATGGCAGCTCCGATCAGGTCCTTCGCAGATCTAGTTTCTACGGTGCCTCAACCTCTGCCGGTGATGGAGGTTCCTTTCCGTCAGCCAAAAATCATTGATGGTGAGCTGGTATTCACGTTTTCAGCAGAGGAAATTGACAAACTTGCCCAGCCGTTTCGGTTTTCCATTGTTTTGAAATTCCTTAGGCAAAGGCCCTCCCTAGATGCAGTGAGATCTTTCATTCACAGTCGGTGGGGGTTGTCTAGCATGCCGGTTGTTTCAGCGATGCAGCGTCCAAGACACGTTTTCGTTCGGATGGCTAACGAGATGGATTATAATAAGGCCCTGTCTAGAGAATCATGTGAGGTTAATGGGATCTTCTACAGGCCTTTTGGATGGACACCAGAATTCGATGAAAACTATGAACCACCGTGTGTACCGGTTTGGGTGTTTTTGCCTGGACTTCCACCGAGTTTCTACCAGCCTTCAGTGTTAAAAATGATCACAGCTCCTATTGGTAGGTTCATTAGATGTGATAATTCCACTATGTGTGCTACGCGTACAGATGGTGCTCGGGTATGCTTAGAAGTCGACTCTTCAAAGGCACCAATTAATTATTTCTGGATCGGTAAGCCTGGGGTCCCGAGAAGCAGAAGACAGGAGATCATTTTCGAGACTTTGCCGGCGTACTGCTCCAAGTGTAAATGTCAAGGACATAATACTCAAACATGCCGTAAGGAAAATGACCAAAAGAAACATATGAAAGGCTCAAAGAAATGGGTAAAGATTGATGTGCAACCTACGGATGATAGGGTGACCGATTTAGAGAATATGGGAAATCCTGAGAAAAAGGTGCAAAAGGACGGTTTGGTGCCTCATGAAGTTGCTGCAGTGGCCGAAAAACTTCCTATGTTGAAGTCTGATATTAATGGAAAGGAGGTACTGGAAGATGAAATTGGAAATGGGCACACGGCTAGCATGGAGATGCAGAATATTGATCAGGTCCCTCGGCATGTAACAGCCCAGGTTTACGTAGGTGAACTGAGTTCTTCTAATGGACATCCAGGTCAAGAATTTGAACATGGTGTGGAGTTGATGAGTGAAATGCGTGTGGAGAAAAGTGTTGTTTCGGTGTTGGGTCTCATAGATAAGGAAGGGAGGTCTAAAGATATTCCTTCTTTTCAAATCACGGAACTTATGGAGGATGGGTCCAGCTTGAATGATGAGATGACGATACCGAATAATGATGGTGAGCATGTGGAACATCTTATTTCTATAGGATGTAATGATGGGGGTAACAAGGAGTTGGCTGCAGAATCACAATCGGACCATGAAATTGAGAGAGTTAGTATGAGAGAGGATATGCAAAAAGACTATTGTACGGACTCGGAAGGCATGACCAAAAAAGCAG ATAAAATTCCCACTCTTTTGGGGAAGTATAATTGTGATAGTTTTGTCACTAATGAGAGACATAGTGGAAAAATATGGCTGTTGTGGAACTCTGATATCTCTATACAGTGGTTGAATGGGTCGAACCAATTTGTTTCTGTGAAAGTTGAGGAGAATGggtttgtttttattcttaCTATAGTCTATGCTAAGTGCAACCCTGTTGAAAGGAAAAACCTTTGGGAAGATTTGGTTGAGCTGAGTAATGGAAATCTTCCATGGATTCTATGCGGCGATTTCAACATTATCAGAGAGGACTCGGAAAGACGGGGGGGTCACCCCCGCCCTTTTACGGCTATGGGGGACTTTAATTTTTGCCTTCAAAACTGCGGTGTTATGGATATGAAATCACAAGGCGCGTCGATGACTTGGTGTAATGGTCAAAGCGGCTTGGCTCGCAGTTGGGCAAGGTTAGATCGTTGCTTTCttaattctatttttcttaattgcTATCCTAATGTTTTTTCTCAGGTGTTATCTCGTTCTACTTCTGATCACTCTCCTTTAGTGATTAAGATGGGTGAAGACCCATTCAGGTATGGGCCTAGTCCTTTTCGTTTCCAATTTATGTGGACTGACCATGCAGATTTCCTTAGCTTCGTGGAGGGGTCTTGGAATCAAGCTGGGCTTGGTTCTGGTCTTTTTAGGTTGTCCTTTAAACTTAAAAGACTTAAGGTGGCGCTTAGGGATTGGAATCAAAGTGTTTTTGGGAGGACAGATGAGATTATCAAGAATATTGAGCAGCGTATAGATCGACTGGATAATAGCCTTCAGAATTCTTATTCTATTGAGGATGATAATGATCTTTTGGCTGCTAATTTGGATCTCTTAACTTGGAGGGGTCGGGAAAATACTCGTCTGTCTCATATGGCTAAGAAAAGATGGTTAAAAGATGGggataataattcaaaatttttccatGCATATTTGAatgcaaaaaatcaaaagaggGTAACTGACATGTTTCTTGCAGATGGTACTCATTTAAATAACCCTCTTGAGATTCATAAGGCTGTTGTTGAGCATTTCAAGCAGTTTTTGAGTGAGAATAGCAGTTGTGAGCTTTCCAGTTTACGGGATTTGATTTCCCCAGTGATTACGGAGGATGAGAATTTGATGCTTTGTAGTCCTCCTTCGATGGGTGATATTAAAGATGCTTTGTTTAGTATTCCTATTGATAGTAGCCCGGGCCCGGATGGTTTTGGCTCAGGGTTTTTTAGGTCCTGCTGGGAGATTGTTAAAGCAGACCTTTTGGAGGCGGTTTCTGAGTTCTTTCAACATCAGATGCTCCCTAGATATTATTCTGCGTCTTTTATTGTGCTGATTCCCAAGGTTGATTCTCCTACGGGCTTTGATAAGTTTAGGCCTATAAGTTTGTGTTCTGTGGTTTATAAGATTTGTGCGAAGATTTTGGTGGGCCGTCTCACGAATGTGCTCCCAAAGATTATTTCCCAGGAGCAAGGGGCCTTTATTCCTGGTCgtagcatttttgaaaatattagtctTACGCAGGAAATGGTCCACTCTATTAATAAAACCACTAATGGGGGAAATGTCTTGGTTAAGCTTGATATGTCCAAGGCCTATGATCGAGTGAATTGGAGGTTTCTTATTCATGTTCTGGATTCTTTTGGATTTTCTTCTCAGTTTTGCGCTTTGATAAACCTTTGTATTTCCTCACCTTGGTATTCTATTATGATGAATGGCACCTCTTTGGGTTTCTTTAAGGGCGAGCGTGGTCTGAGGCAAGGCGACCCACTCTCTCCTTATTTATTTGTCATTATGCAAGAGACGCTATCTCAGCTTCTTAAGCATGCTTTTCAGAATGGCAAGATTGTCGGGTTTTCTCAAGCTAGAGGTACTCCCCTTATTTCCCACCTtatgtatgtggatgatattgttatttttgctaatggtggGAAGAAGTCTATGAGAGGGTTGATGGAGGTGCTTAATCTTTATGAGACTTGGACAGGTCagattcttaataaaaataaaagtgctattttgttttctaaaagGATATCTGATCCAAGAAAGTCTTCTATTCTTTGTATGACTGGTTTCTTAGAAGGCTCCTTTCCTTTTAATTATCTGGGTGTTCCTATTGTGATGGGTCATCTGAAGGTTTGTGATTTTGGGGATCTGATTGGTAAATTTAATAAGAAAGTTGCAGGGTGGAAAATGAAACTGCTCTCTACTGGGGGTCGTGTTATTCTTTTACGTCATGTTTTATCGAGCATGGCAACTCATCTTATGGCTGTTCTTCATGTTCCCCATGGTGTTTACGTGGCGCTTAACAGGATTATGAGTTCCTTTTTTTGGGGTGATTTTGAAGGGAAAGGGAAGAGGAAGTGGGTGGCTTGGAAACATATTTGTCAGCCTACAGAGGAAGGCGGTTTGGGTATTCGGGACTTTGAGGAGGTTCAGAGGGCCTTAcatatgaaatttgcttggCATCTTCTTCAGGGGCATTCTTTATGGGCAGAGTTCTTTAGAGGCAAGTATGTGCAAGGTAGTCATCTATCCCTTTTGAGCCCTACTAAAGGAACTAGGTTTTGGAAAGCTATTGTGCATTGCATCCCGGaggttttaaataattctaagtgGCTTGTGAAAGAAGGAAATGTTTATTTCTGGTATGATAATTGGGCGGATGGGGGTCCTATTGGTGATCATTTGCCGGTTCTTGAAAGACCTTCGCTTCGAGTCAAGGAGTGTAGGATTGATAATGGTTGGGATATTTCTCTCTTGGAAAGATTAGTGGGTCCACAAAAAGCCGAAGATTTGTTTCAGTTTTTGGCTACTAGGAAGGATGGTCAGGATATCCTTATTTGGACGAGGGATAATAATGGGAATTTTAATACTAGAAGTGCTTGGGACTGTATCCGTGTGAGATCCCCATCGTTACCTTGGGCAAATTGGATTTGGCATACTCATATTCCcaagaaaatttctattatgatgtggaaggcGTACCACAATTGTTTGAGTGTGGATGAGAAGATCAAGAATATTGGCATCCCTATTGTTTCTAAACGTAATTGTTGTGCCAGGGGTCACATGGAGGATTTAAACCACGTACTCTGCACTGGTGACTTTGCCAGATGTATTTGGAGGTTGGCGGCGACCCATTTAGGTGTCCATATGGGTGTTTTCCATACTTGGAAGGAGCAAattaatttttggtttcgtcGTGCGGGTAAGTCTTCTCAGTTAAGGTCTATCTTTGGTATTCTACCATCCATTGTTTCTTGGCGACTTTGGGATAGACGTTGCAAAGCTCGGGTTGAAGATAAAGTGGACTCAGTTCAGTCAGTTTGGCATGTTATCAAATTGTGGATTCGAAGGATTATGTCGTTATTTATGAAAGTCTCTAGGATTTCTGCCCATGATGAGGCTATTCTGAAAAGGTTGGAGATCCCAGTTGTATATCCTAAGCCCAGGCATACTCGTGTGATTAGATGGAAGAGGCCACCACAAGATTGGATGAAACTTAACTCGGATGGTAGTAGTTTAGGGAATCCAGGGCCGGCTGGTGCTGGGGGGGTTATTCGTGACAGCCTTGGTAGGTTGCATACTGCTTACTCGGTTTTCTTGGGTCAGGGGTCTAATAATTTTGCTGAGTTGCGTAGTTTGTTGGAAGGGGTTAGGAGGTGCCATCAGCTGGGCTTTCGTCGGGTTGAGATTGAGGTTGATTCCCAATTGCTGGTTCGCTGGTGTACTAAGGGTGAATGTAATATTTGGTACCTagaagatttttgggaggaattgTGGGGTCTCTTGGGCGGTATGGAGTTTCGCATGCAACATGTTTTTCGTGAAGGTAATGTAGTCGCCGATTTTCTAGCCAAAAAGGGAGCTGGGGGTTTAAATATGGATTGGTCTGTTAATGATTCCTTACCCGATCAGCTCCGTGGTCTGCTTCGTATGGACAGAATTGGTCTCCCCTACTTGCGCATCTCGTAG
- the LOC122314582 gene encoding uncharacterized protein LOC122314582 codes for MLAKQGWRLLHFPDSLATKVLSSKYYTGGQFLKASTSRHPSLIWRSIMAAKPLLEEGLFWRIGNGAESVEHVLWECVAAMDVWCICSSKLQKQSKNQISFKDLLMQMVQDLEDEVLMEVAVVAWKIWRRRNDLVFNQTFSSPQFIMRQVAQKIEDLATLSSQQTTNPATTIPQAIQWNAPPANVYKVNWDSAVGVGTIIRDWEGRVIACMRMCRPLFPNPSLAEAFGALHSVKLAFDIGLKQIKLEGDAVNVVNDIKGNKASWKQSSLIISDIKQMLQGFDSFLVDFTPRSCNSLAHYLARDALHITDVLVDIEDVPYCIASLL; via the exons ATGCTggctaaacaagggtggagattGCTTCATTTCCCTGATTCTCTTGCTACAAAAGTTCTCTCCTCTAAATACTATACTGGTGGCCAGTTCCTAAAGGCTTCAACTTCAAGGCACCCATCCCTTATATGGAGGAGTATCATGGCTGCAAAACCTTTGTTGGAAGAAGGATTATTCTGGCGTATTGGTAATGGTGCAG AATCTGTGGAACATGTCTTGTGGGAGTGCGTGGCAGCTATGGATGTGTGGTGTATTTGCTCCTCAAAATTGCAGAAACAAAGTAAGAACCAGATTAGCTTCAAGGATTTGTTGATGCAAATGGTTCAGGATCTCGAAGATGAAGTTTTAATGGAAGTAGCTGTGGTGGCATGGAAAATatggagaagaagaaatgatTTGGTTTTTAACCAAACTTTTTCTAGTCCTCAATTTATTATGAGACAAGTTGCTCAGAAAATTGAAGATCTTGCTACTCTTTCCTCTCAACAGACAACTAATCCTGCAACTACTATCCCTCAGGCTATCCAATGGAATGCTCCCCCTGCTAATGTGTATAAAGTCAACTGGGATTCTGCAGTGGGTGTTGGGACTATTATTCGGGATTGGGAAGGAAGAGTGATTGCTTGTATGAGGATGTGCAGACCTCTATTTCCTAACCCTTCTTTGGCTGAGGCTTTTGGAGCTTTACATTCTGTAAAGTTGGCTTTTGACATTGGACTGAAACAGATCAAACTTGAAGGGGATGCAGTGAATGTAGTAAATGACATCAAAGGCAACAAAGCTAGTTGGAAGCAATCTAGTTTGATTATTAGTGATATCAAACAAATGTTGCAGGGTTTTGATTCATTTTTAGTTGATTTTACACCTAGAAGTTGTAATAGTTTGGCTCATTACCTAGCTAGAGATGCACTACACATCACTGATGTCCTTGTTGATATTGAGGATGTCCCTTATTGTATTGCTTCTCTATTGTAA